In Micromonospora sp. NBC_01813, the following are encoded in one genomic region:
- a CDS encoding DNA-3-methyladenine glycosylase family protein, which translates to MVTREQSDGAAAAPTRVLEPPDGYHLTGSLRPLAMGRHDPCARWVADTFWWTARTPVGPASLALRRDGGELVATGHGPGAAAVLDIADAVAGLRDEVRDFLPLARRHPVVAALSRRFAGVRLPTTGQVFARTLRAVLEQKVTGVEAFRGYAAMVRRFGTPAPGPVPGLWVSPEPAVIATTPYWEFHPLGIEQRRAQVLRRAAAVAARLEASGDAGTATRRLTSLPGIGRWTAAEVVRVVFGAADAVSVGDFHLPNTVAWALAGEARGSDDRMIELLEPFRGHRARVCMLLELAGVAAPRFGPRAPLRSFARF; encoded by the coding sequence ATGGTCACCCGGGAACAGTCGGACGGCGCCGCCGCGGCGCCCACCCGGGTGCTGGAGCCGCCGGACGGCTACCACCTGACCGGTTCCCTACGGCCGCTGGCGATGGGACGGCACGATCCCTGTGCCCGCTGGGTCGCCGACACCTTCTGGTGGACCGCCCGTACCCCGGTTGGCCCGGCGTCCCTGGCGCTGCGCCGCGACGGCGGCGAGCTGGTCGCCACCGGACATGGCCCGGGTGCCGCGGCGGTCCTCGACATCGCCGACGCGGTCGCCGGGCTACGCGACGAGGTCCGCGACTTTCTCCCGCTGGCCCGACGACATCCGGTGGTGGCCGCGCTCAGCCGGCGCTTCGCCGGGGTCCGGCTGCCCACCACCGGTCAGGTGTTCGCCCGGACGCTGCGGGCCGTCCTGGAGCAGAAGGTCACCGGAGTCGAAGCCTTCCGGGGGTACGCCGCGATGGTCCGCCGGTTCGGCACGCCGGCGCCCGGACCGGTGCCGGGTCTGTGGGTCAGCCCGGAGCCGGCGGTGATCGCCACGACGCCGTACTGGGAGTTCCATCCCCTCGGCATCGAGCAACGTCGGGCGCAGGTCCTGCGCCGCGCCGCTGCCGTCGCCGCGCGGCTGGAAGCCAGCGGCGACGCCGGCACCGCGACCCGGCGGCTGACGAGCCTGCCCGGCATCGGCCGGTGGACCGCCGCAGAGGTGGTCCGGGTGGTGTTCGGTGCGGCGGACGCGGTGAGCGTCGGCGACTTCCACCTGCCGAACACCGTGGCCTGGGCACTGGCCGGCGAGGCCCGCGGCAGCGACGACCGCATGATCGAGCTGCTGGAGCCGTTCCGGGGCCACCGGGCACGGGTCTGCATGCTGCTGGAGTTGGCGGGCGTGGCCGCGCCACGGTTCGGTCCCCGCGCCCCGCTACGCTCGTTCGCCCGCTTCTGA
- a CDS encoding DUF1990 family protein: MLDVTYPQAGATGELLRRVTGTVAPPPVLPDGYRHLRYRTRLRPGSFPMAARAVLTWRMHRAAGARVTATAPQAAPGVRVSVALGVGPLRLVAPCVVVWAVDDADRAGFAYGTLPGHPASGEEAFLVERRGEHTWLSVVAFSRPVAPIMRLAGPLAALAQRGYAWRLGVALRRLSEAGERA, encoded by the coding sequence GTGCTGGACGTTACCTATCCTCAAGCCGGAGCCACTGGTGAACTGCTGCGCCGGGTGACCGGCACCGTGGCGCCGCCACCGGTGCTACCCGACGGCTACCGCCATCTGCGGTACCGCACCCGCCTGCGGCCGGGCAGTTTCCCGATGGCGGCGCGGGCGGTACTCACCTGGCGGATGCACCGCGCGGCCGGAGCACGGGTCACCGCGACCGCGCCGCAGGCCGCCCCCGGCGTGCGGGTCTCGGTCGCGCTGGGCGTCGGCCCGCTGCGCCTGGTCGCGCCCTGCGTCGTGGTGTGGGCCGTCGACGACGCCGATCGGGCCGGATTCGCCTACGGGACGTTGCCCGGCCATCCGGCCAGTGGGGAGGAGGCGTTCCTCGTCGAGCGGCGCGGCGAGCACACCTGGCTGTCCGTCGTGGCCTTCAGCCGGCCGGTGGCGCCGATCATGCGGCTGGCCGGACCGCTCGCCGCGCTGGCCCAGCGCGGCTACGCCTGGCGGCTGGGGGTGGCGCTGCGCCGGCTGTCAGAAGCGGGCGAACGAGCGTAG
- a CDS encoding ATP-dependent DNA ligase, with protein MNLPLAPPLEPMLAKPVATMPVAAQMSYEPKWDGYRCIIFRDGDEVELASRGGKTLTRYFPEVIDQVLRQFPDRIVVDGELVVIRQDGTRSRLDFDLLGQRIHPAASRVRLLADQTPASFVAFDLLALGDESLLDESFPTRRAKLADALASIVAPMHLTPVTTDPDTARRWFEIFEGAGLDGVIAKPADLRYEPGKRLMFKVKHARTADVVVAGYRWHKSGPVVGSLLLGLYDDAGTLHHVGVSASFTAARRAELVEELAPLGIAAAEHPWAAGDQTAGQRVPGAPSRWSGGKNLEWQPLRPDLVAEVGYDAMEGDRFRHTARFLRWRSDREPRSCRYDQLERPVRFDVERVLAGDPTGQR; from the coding sequence GTGAACCTGCCGCTCGCCCCGCCGCTGGAACCGATGTTGGCCAAGCCGGTCGCCACGATGCCCGTCGCCGCGCAGATGAGCTACGAGCCGAAGTGGGACGGCTACCGGTGCATCATCTTTCGTGACGGCGACGAAGTGGAGTTGGCCAGCCGTGGCGGCAAGACACTCACCAGGTACTTCCCCGAGGTCATCGACCAGGTGCTGCGTCAGTTCCCGGACCGGATCGTGGTGGACGGCGAGTTGGTGGTGATCCGACAGGACGGCACCCGGTCGCGGCTCGACTTCGACCTGCTGGGCCAGCGCATCCACCCGGCGGCGTCCCGGGTGCGGTTGCTCGCCGACCAGACCCCCGCGTCCTTCGTGGCCTTCGACCTGCTGGCGCTCGGCGACGAATCGCTGCTCGACGAGTCGTTTCCCACCCGCCGCGCGAAACTGGCCGACGCACTGGCCTCGATCGTCGCGCCGATGCACCTCACCCCGGTCACCACGGACCCGGACACCGCCCGACGCTGGTTCGAGATCTTCGAGGGCGCCGGTCTCGACGGAGTGATCGCCAAGCCCGCCGACCTGCGCTACGAGCCCGGCAAGCGGTTGATGTTCAAGGTCAAACACGCCCGGACCGCCGACGTGGTGGTCGCCGGCTACCGCTGGCACAAGTCGGGGCCGGTGGTCGGCTCGCTGCTGCTGGGCCTGTACGACGACGCGGGGACACTGCACCACGTCGGCGTCAGCGCGTCGTTCACCGCCGCCCGCCGGGCCGAGCTCGTCGAGGAGTTGGCGCCGCTGGGAATCGCTGCCGCCGAGCACCCGTGGGCCGCCGGTGACCAGACCGCCGGGCAGCGGGTGCCAGGGGCGCCGAGCCGGTGGAGCGGCGGCAAGAACCTCGAATGGCAGCCGCTGCGACCGGACCTGGTCGCCGAGGTCGGCTACGACGCGATGGAGGGCGACCGGTTCCGGCACACCGCGCGCTTCCTGCGCTGGCGGTCGGATCGCGAGCCGCGGTCCTGCCGGTACGACCAGTTGGAACGACCAGTCCGCTTCGATGTCGAGCGGGTCCTGGCCGGCGACCCGACCGGGCAGCGTTGA